One genomic region from Leptospira tipperaryensis encodes:
- the pyrE gene encoding orotate phosphoribosyltransferase: MKQDLLDLIRNHAYRYSEQPFTLASGKQSRHYFNCKEITLVPDRLELLCKYIVDEHLPQVGITKPEAFGGLTMGADPICYGISLEFRKQNKNVYPLIIRKTSKEHGTKKLVEGAVHAVKSCVIVDDVITTGGSTIQAIRSLRDSGIEVTQGICILDRQEGGMEAILDEGVQIFPIFKKSDFGNLEHA; encoded by the coding sequence ATGAAACAAGATCTTTTAGACCTCATTCGAAATCACGCTTATCGATACTCCGAACAACCCTTTACTCTCGCTTCGGGTAAACAGTCCAGACACTATTTTAATTGTAAGGAAATCACTCTTGTCCCCGATCGTTTGGAGCTTCTTTGCAAATACATCGTAGACGAACACCTTCCTCAAGTGGGGATCACAAAACCGGAAGCCTTTGGCGGACTTACGATGGGCGCGGATCCGATCTGTTACGGAATCAGTTTAGAATTTAGAAAACAAAATAAGAACGTCTATCCGTTGATCATCCGCAAAACCTCCAAAGAACACGGGACCAAAAAGCTGGTCGAAGGCGCCGTTCACGCGGTCAAAAGTTGCGTGATCGTAGACGACGTGATCACGACCGGCGGTTCTACGATTCAGGCGATTCGGAGTCTAAGAGACTCGGGCATCGAGGTCACTCAAGGAATTTGTATTTTGGATCGTCAGGAAGGCGGGATGGAAGCGATTCTCGACGAAGGAGTTCAGATTTTTCCTATATTCAAAAAAAGTGATTTTGGTAATTTAGAACATGCGTGA
- the nadE gene encoding NAD(+) synthase — protein MQSVRLTSVSLKTRVLDFSGNFEKIKKVLEKEKDSDLILFPELCISGYGCEDSFFFPRVWKDSWESLNKLLPFTENKIVVVGLPIFQNPYLFNCAAVLCNGAIAGIVPKSNLATTGVHYENRWFAKGEEAQENLVAPDGSAIPFGSLIFETDHFSFGVEICEDSWVLQKPSLTLSESGTDLILSPGASHFAFGKQRIRRQIFKESSRRESNVYLFSNLCGNESGRLIFEGGSLVVQNGKLIAESERLFFGDSKVCSSEIDFDASRSDRARNFRPSGNRSQKNRTEEDNRIYLGIQFKERKPKIQRSIAEPSLSKEEESYADFTRAVALGLFDYLIQSKTKGYTLSLSGGADSATCALLVTAMKKIAKQELGENYFQTKDISENTILSTLYQATKNNSERTRTLAAELAKDLQTVHGDLTIDEEVKSISDKISKVTGVFFDWEKHNLVLQNIQARVRSPIIWMLANLNGHLLLSTGNRSEASAGYTTMDGDSSGSVAPLTGVSKEFILQWMHFVAEGRDPILPSYPSVKEIVKSPPSAELKPLEEKQEDEKDLMPYPLLQKIEELFVVRGAGYSEIVQLLSHEPEVQKLPSGFLEESVRKYIQLFHRNQWKRERLPPSFHLDEYGLDPKSSFRFPILSEEKGSGI, from the coding sequence ATGCAGTCAGTGAGACTTACATCAGTTTCTCTCAAAACTAGAGTATTGGATTTTTCGGGGAACTTTGAAAAAATCAAGAAGGTCCTCGAGAAGGAAAAAGATTCCGATCTGATCTTATTTCCGGAACTTTGTATCTCCGGATACGGATGCGAAGATTCCTTCTTTTTTCCCAGAGTCTGGAAGGATTCTTGGGAATCTTTAAACAAACTCCTTCCTTTTACAGAAAATAAGATCGTAGTGGTCGGTCTTCCTATATTCCAAAATCCTTATCTATTCAATTGCGCGGCGGTTCTTTGCAACGGAGCCATCGCCGGGATCGTTCCCAAATCCAATCTTGCGACGACCGGAGTCCACTACGAGAACAGATGGTTTGCAAAAGGAGAAGAAGCCCAGGAGAATCTGGTCGCGCCGGACGGATCTGCGATTCCCTTTGGATCTTTGATCTTTGAAACGGATCATTTTTCTTTTGGAGTCGAGATCTGCGAAGATTCTTGGGTTTTACAAAAACCTTCCCTCACACTTTCGGAATCCGGAACCGACCTCATTCTTTCACCGGGAGCTTCTCACTTCGCGTTTGGAAAACAAAGAATCCGAAGACAGATTTTCAAGGAAAGCTCGAGAAGAGAGTCTAACGTATATCTTTTTTCCAATCTCTGCGGAAACGAATCCGGAAGGCTGATCTTTGAAGGCGGCTCTTTAGTGGTACAAAACGGAAAGCTGATCGCGGAATCGGAACGATTGTTTTTCGGAGATTCTAAAGTTTGTTCTTCGGAAATCGATTTTGACGCGTCGAGATCGGATCGTGCGAGAAACTTTCGTCCTTCCGGAAACCGCTCCCAGAAAAATCGGACCGAAGAAGACAATCGAATCTATCTCGGAATCCAATTCAAAGAAAGAAAACCGAAGATCCAGCGTTCTATCGCCGAACCTTCCCTTTCCAAAGAGGAAGAATCCTACGCGGACTTTACAAGAGCCGTTGCACTCGGTCTATTCGATTATCTGATTCAATCTAAAACAAAGGGTTATACACTTTCCTTATCCGGAGGAGCCGACAGCGCGACTTGCGCGTTACTCGTCACCGCGATGAAAAAGATCGCCAAACAAGAATTAGGTGAGAATTACTTTCAAACAAAAGACATTTCCGAAAATACAATTCTTTCGACGCTCTATCAAGCTACGAAGAATAATTCGGAAAGAACGAGGACTCTTGCGGCGGAGCTCGCAAAAGATCTGCAAACGGTTCACGGAGATCTGACGATCGACGAGGAAGTAAAGAGTATCTCGGATAAAATTTCAAAGGTCACGGGAGTTTTTTTCGATTGGGAAAAACACAATCTCGTTCTACAAAATATTCAAGCAAGGGTTCGTTCTCCGATCATCTGGATGCTCGCGAATCTAAACGGGCATCTTCTTCTTTCTACGGGAAATAGGAGCGAGGCGAGCGCGGGTTATACGACCATGGATGGAGATTCTTCCGGTTCTGTGGCGCCTTTGACGGGTGTCAGCAAAGAATTTATTCTCCAGTGGATGCATTTTGTAGCGGAAGGAAGGGATCCGATTCTTCCTTCTTATCCTTCCGTAAAAGAAATCGTAAAGTCCCCTCCGAGCGCCGAGTTAAAACCTCTCGAAGAGAAACAAGAAGACGAGAAAGATCTTATGCCCTATCCTCTTTTGCAAAAGATCGAAGAACTCTTCGTCGTCCGAGGGGCGGGTTATAGCGAGATCGTTCAACTTCTTTCCCACGAACCCGAGGTTCAAAAACTTCCTTCGGGATTTTTAGAAGAAAGTGTTCGGAAATACATTCAGTTGTTTCACAGAAATCAGTGGAAACGAGAAAGGCTTCCGCCCTCGTTTCATTTGGATGAATATGGATTGGATCCGAAATCGAGTTTTCGTTTTCCGATCCTCTCCGAAGAAAAAGGATCGGGGATTTAG
- a CDS encoding HigA family addiction module antitoxin, translated as MKIKNRRVSNPHPGDVLKFDFLEPMSLSAYRLSKDIGISESLISQIIHRKKSITPDTALRLAKYFKMTPDFWLNYQMAFDLEELVRIKGKEYNKIKPTTLKVG; from the coding sequence ATGAAAATAAAAAACAGAAGAGTTTCCAATCCGCATCCAGGAGATGTATTGAAGTTTGATTTTTTAGAACCGATGTCCTTGTCGGCGTACCGTTTGTCGAAAGACATCGGCATTTCGGAAAGTCTCATCTCTCAGATCATTCACCGTAAAAAGTCGATAACGCCGGATACGGCGCTGCGACTTGCAAAGTATTTTAAGATGACTCCCGATTTCTGGCTCAATTATCAAATGGCCTTCGATCTGGAAGAACTCGTTCGAATCAAAGGAAAAGAATACAATAAAATCAAACCAACCACTTTAAAGGTCGGTTGA